GGACAGTCCCAAAAAGACGGTACGCGTGAATTTTAATTTAGATGAAGATAAACACATTGCGCTCAAGCGGTACGCGCTTGAAAGCCGAAAAACGGTGACTGAGTTGTTGACTGAAATGATTGAGGAAAAGTTGGTTGAGCGATAGGTATAAAAAATTCGTTTTTCTATACCTATAAAAAGGATATGTATAAAAAACTCAAAAAATTACACATATCGTCGAACGCTGTGCACCTTACTAGTATCATCAGATGCTTGTTTTCTTAAGCCAGACGCAGAAGCAAGCTGTAAAGAAAATGCCCATGGCAAAACAAGCACTGTTTCCTATATCAGCACCATATAATAGAACCAAAAACGGTTAGCAGTGCTAAGGTATATTGCCCTTAATCAAAGCGTAGTCAATAACGATTTAAGTTACACAAAACATAAGGGGCTTCTAGCCCCATCATTATTCCTATAGGATTTTTTATCATGACAAGTACCCAACAACGTGCGGAATTGCATCGACAAATTTGGCAAATTGC
The sequence above is a segment of the Psychrobacter ciconiae genome. Coding sequences within it:
- a CDS encoding plasmid partition protein ParG gives rise to the protein MSLSAGRPSKNVKDQLALSDVTDSPKKTVRVNFNLDEDKHIALKRYALESRKTVTELLTEMIEEKLVER